A window of Rhododendron vialii isolate Sample 1 chromosome 11a, ASM3025357v1 contains these coding sequences:
- the LOC131306957 gene encoding uncharacterized protein LOC131306957 codes for MTFVQRNDATGVASLSGIQKMTAALRMMAYGTPANSLDEYLKIGESTAVDSLQSFCRGVISIFEAEYLRKPNEADTARLLHVGNQRGFPGMLGSLKCMHWQWDKCPTAYHGFFSGHIRKPTIILEAVASYDLWIWHAFFGMPGSFNDINVLDQSHLFNDLSAGPLSPFCC; via the coding sequence ATGACGTTCGTCCAAAGGAATGATGCGACCGGAGTTGCAAGTCTTTCTGGTATCCAAAAGATGACAGCAGCTCTAAGGATGATGGCATACGGGACGCCTGCTAATAGTCTTGATGAGTATCTCAAGATTGGGGAAAGTACAGCAGTTGACTCTCTTCAAAGCTTCTGTAGAGGCGTTATCTCCATTTTTGAAGCAGAATACCtgagaaaaccaaatgaagCAGATACTGCAAGGCTCCTACATGTGGGCAATCAACGTGGTTTTCCTGGAATGCTAGGTAGCTTGAAATGTATGCATTGGCAGTGGGACAAATGTCCAACTGCTTACCATGGCTTCTTCAGCGGCCACATCAGAAAACCCACTATCATACTTGAAGCAGTTGCATCGTATGATTTGTGGATTTGGCATGCTTTCTTTGGCATGCCTGGGTCATTCAACGATATCAACGTGCTTGATCAATCTCATCTCTTTAATGATCTCAGTGCCGGCCCTTTGAGCCCATTTTGTTGTTAA